The proteins below come from a single Jaculus jaculus isolate mJacJac1 chromosome X, mJacJac1.mat.Y.cur, whole genome shotgun sequence genomic window:
- the Ikbkg gene encoding NF-kappa-B essential modulator isoform X2, which yields MSRHLWKNQLCEMVQPSSGPAGDQDVLSEESSLGKPAMLHLPSEQGNPETLQRCLEENQELRDAIRQSNQMLRERCEELLHFQVSQREEKEFLMGKFQEAKQLVERLNREKLDLRRQREQALKDLEHLKKCQQVEMAEDKASVKAQVTSLLGELQESQSRLEVATKERQALEGRVRAASEQVRQLENEREALQQQRSVQVDQLRMQNQSVEAALRMERQAASEEKRKLAQLQVAYHQLFQDYDNHIKNKRGMQLEDLRQKLQQAEEALVAKQEVIDKLKEEAEQHKIVMETVPVLKAQADIYKADFQAERQAREKLVEKKEFLQEQLEQLQREFSKLKAGCQESARMEDMRKRHVEASQPPLPPAPAHHSFHLALPNQRRSPPEEPPDFCCPKCQYQAPDMDTLQIHVMECIE from the exons ATGAGCAGGCACCTCTGGAAGAATCAGCTGTGTGAGATGGTGCAGCCCAGCAGTGGCCCAGCCGGGGACCAGGACGTGCTGAGTGAAGAGTCTTCTCTGGGGAAGCCAGCCATGCTGCATCTGCCTTCAGAGCAGGGCAACCCTGAAACCCTGCAGCGTTGTCTCGAGGAGAATCAAGAACTCCGAG ATGCCATCCGGCAGAGCAACCAAATGCTGCGAGAGCGCTGTGAGGAGCTGCTGcatttccaagtcagccagagggaggagaaggagttTCTCATGGGCAAATTCCAAGAAGCCAAACAGCTTGTGGAGAGGCTTAATCGAGAGAAGCTTGacttgaggaggcagagggagcaggCCCTAAAGGATTTGGAGCACCTAAAGAAGTGCCAACAGGTA GAAATGGCTGAGGACAAGGCTTCTGTGAAAGCCCAAGTGACATCATTGTTGGGAGAGCTCCAGGAGAGCCAGAGTCGCTTGGAGGTTGCCACCAAGGAACGACAGGCTTTGGAGGGCAG GGTGCGGGCAGCCAGCGAGCAGGTCAGGCAGCTGGAGAATGAGCGGGAGGCATTGCAACAGCAGCGCAGCGTGCAGGTGGACCAGCTGCGCATGCAGAACCAGAGTGTGGAGGCTGCCCTGCGCATGGAGCGCCAGGCTGCTTCGGAGGAGAA GCGGAAGCTGGCCCAGTTGCAGGTGGCCTATCACCAGCTCTTCCAAGACTATGACAACCACATCAAGAACAAGCGA GGAATGCAGCTGGAGGATCTCAGGCAGAAGCTTCAGCAGGCTGAGGAGGCCCTGGTAGCGAAGCAGGAAGTTATCGATAAGCTGAAAGAGGAAGCTGAGCAGCACAAGATTGTGATGGAGACTGTGCCAGTCCTGAAGGCGCAG GCGGATATCTACAAGGCTGACTTTCAGGCTGAGAGGCAGGCCCGGGAGAAGCTGGTAGAGAAGAAGGAGTTTCTACAGGAGCAACTGGAGCAGCTGCAGCGGGAGTTCAGCAAGCTGAAGGCTGGCTGCCAGGAGTCAGCCAG GATGGAGGATATGAGAAAGCGGCATGTAGAGGCTTCCCAGCCTCCTTTGCCACCTGCCCCAG ctcACCACTCCTTTCACCTGGCCTTGCCCAACCAGAGGAGAAGCCCTCCGGAGGAGCCGCCTGATTTCTGTTGCCCGAAGTGCCAGTATCAGGCTCCAGATATGGACACTCTACAGATACACGTCATGGAGTGCATTGAATAG
- the Ikbkg gene encoding NF-kappa-B essential modulator isoform X1, whose product MSRHLWKNQLCEMVQPSSGPAGDQDVLSEESSLGKPAMLHLPSEQGNPETLQRCLEENQELRDAIRQSNQMLRERCEELLHFQVSQREEKEFLMGKFQEAKQLVERLNREKLDLRRQREQALKDLEHLKKCQQVAGGQEMAEDKASVKAQVTSLLGELQESQSRLEVATKERQALEGRVRAASEQVRQLENEREALQQQRSVQVDQLRMQNQSVEAALRMERQAASEEKRKLAQLQVAYHQLFQDYDNHIKNKRGMQLEDLRQKLQQAEEALVAKQEVIDKLKEEAEQHKIVMETVPVLKAQADIYKADFQAERQAREKLVEKKEFLQEQLEQLQREFSKLKAGCQESARMEDMRKRHVEASQPPLPPAPAHHSFHLALPNQRRSPPEEPPDFCCPKCQYQAPDMDTLQIHVMECIE is encoded by the exons ATGAGCAGGCACCTCTGGAAGAATCAGCTGTGTGAGATGGTGCAGCCCAGCAGTGGCCCAGCCGGGGACCAGGACGTGCTGAGTGAAGAGTCTTCTCTGGGGAAGCCAGCCATGCTGCATCTGCCTTCAGAGCAGGGCAACCCTGAAACCCTGCAGCGTTGTCTCGAGGAGAATCAAGAACTCCGAG ATGCCATCCGGCAGAGCAACCAAATGCTGCGAGAGCGCTGTGAGGAGCTGCTGcatttccaagtcagccagagggaggagaaggagttTCTCATGGGCAAATTCCAAGAAGCCAAACAGCTTGTGGAGAGGCTTAATCGAGAGAAGCTTGacttgaggaggcagagggagcaggCCCTAAAGGATTTGGAGCACCTAAAGAAGTGCCAACAGGTAGCTGGTGGGCAG GAAATGGCTGAGGACAAGGCTTCTGTGAAAGCCCAAGTGACATCATTGTTGGGAGAGCTCCAGGAGAGCCAGAGTCGCTTGGAGGTTGCCACCAAGGAACGACAGGCTTTGGAGGGCAG GGTGCGGGCAGCCAGCGAGCAGGTCAGGCAGCTGGAGAATGAGCGGGAGGCATTGCAACAGCAGCGCAGCGTGCAGGTGGACCAGCTGCGCATGCAGAACCAGAGTGTGGAGGCTGCCCTGCGCATGGAGCGCCAGGCTGCTTCGGAGGAGAA GCGGAAGCTGGCCCAGTTGCAGGTGGCCTATCACCAGCTCTTCCAAGACTATGACAACCACATCAAGAACAAGCGA GGAATGCAGCTGGAGGATCTCAGGCAGAAGCTTCAGCAGGCTGAGGAGGCCCTGGTAGCGAAGCAGGAAGTTATCGATAAGCTGAAAGAGGAAGCTGAGCAGCACAAGATTGTGATGGAGACTGTGCCAGTCCTGAAGGCGCAG GCGGATATCTACAAGGCTGACTTTCAGGCTGAGAGGCAGGCCCGGGAGAAGCTGGTAGAGAAGAAGGAGTTTCTACAGGAGCAACTGGAGCAGCTGCAGCGGGAGTTCAGCAAGCTGAAGGCTGGCTGCCAGGAGTCAGCCAG GATGGAGGATATGAGAAAGCGGCATGTAGAGGCTTCCCAGCCTCCTTTGCCACCTGCCCCAG ctcACCACTCCTTTCACCTGGCCTTGCCCAACCAGAGGAGAAGCCCTCCGGAGGAGCCGCCTGATTTCTGTTGCCCGAAGTGCCAGTATCAGGCTCCAGATATGGACACTCTACAGATACACGTCATGGAGTGCATTGAATAG
- the Ikbkg gene encoding NF-kappa-B essential modulator isoform X3: MSRHLWKNQLCEMVQPSSGPAGDQDVLSEESSLGKPAMLHLPSEQGNPETLQRCLEENQELRDAIRQSNQMLRERCEELLHFQVSQREEKEFLMGKFQEAKQLVERLNREKLDLRRQREQALKDLEHLKKCQQEMAEDKASVKAQVTSLLGELQESQSRLEVATKERQALEGRVRAASEQVRQLENEREALQQQRSVQVDQLRMQNQSVEAALRMERQAASEEKRKLAQLQVAYHQLFQDYDNHIKNKRGMQLEDLRQKLQQAEEALVAKQEVIDKLKEEAEQHKIVMETVPVLKAQADIYKADFQAERQAREKLVEKKEFLQEQLEQLQREFSKLKAGCQESARMEDMRKRHVEASQPPLPPAPAHHSFHLALPNQRRSPPEEPPDFCCPKCQYQAPDMDTLQIHVMECIE; the protein is encoded by the exons ATGAGCAGGCACCTCTGGAAGAATCAGCTGTGTGAGATGGTGCAGCCCAGCAGTGGCCCAGCCGGGGACCAGGACGTGCTGAGTGAAGAGTCTTCTCTGGGGAAGCCAGCCATGCTGCATCTGCCTTCAGAGCAGGGCAACCCTGAAACCCTGCAGCGTTGTCTCGAGGAGAATCAAGAACTCCGAG ATGCCATCCGGCAGAGCAACCAAATGCTGCGAGAGCGCTGTGAGGAGCTGCTGcatttccaagtcagccagagggaggagaaggagttTCTCATGGGCAAATTCCAAGAAGCCAAACAGCTTGTGGAGAGGCTTAATCGAGAGAAGCTTGacttgaggaggcagagggagcaggCCCTAAAGGATTTGGAGCACCTAAAGAAGTGCCAACAG GAAATGGCTGAGGACAAGGCTTCTGTGAAAGCCCAAGTGACATCATTGTTGGGAGAGCTCCAGGAGAGCCAGAGTCGCTTGGAGGTTGCCACCAAGGAACGACAGGCTTTGGAGGGCAG GGTGCGGGCAGCCAGCGAGCAGGTCAGGCAGCTGGAGAATGAGCGGGAGGCATTGCAACAGCAGCGCAGCGTGCAGGTGGACCAGCTGCGCATGCAGAACCAGAGTGTGGAGGCTGCCCTGCGCATGGAGCGCCAGGCTGCTTCGGAGGAGAA GCGGAAGCTGGCCCAGTTGCAGGTGGCCTATCACCAGCTCTTCCAAGACTATGACAACCACATCAAGAACAAGCGA GGAATGCAGCTGGAGGATCTCAGGCAGAAGCTTCAGCAGGCTGAGGAGGCCCTGGTAGCGAAGCAGGAAGTTATCGATAAGCTGAAAGAGGAAGCTGAGCAGCACAAGATTGTGATGGAGACTGTGCCAGTCCTGAAGGCGCAG GCGGATATCTACAAGGCTGACTTTCAGGCTGAGAGGCAGGCCCGGGAGAAGCTGGTAGAGAAGAAGGAGTTTCTACAGGAGCAACTGGAGCAGCTGCAGCGGGAGTTCAGCAAGCTGAAGGCTGGCTGCCAGGAGTCAGCCAG GATGGAGGATATGAGAAAGCGGCATGTAGAGGCTTCCCAGCCTCCTTTGCCACCTGCCCCAG ctcACCACTCCTTTCACCTGGCCTTGCCCAACCAGAGGAGAAGCCCTCCGGAGGAGCCGCCTGATTTCTGTTGCCCGAAGTGCCAGTATCAGGCTCCAGATATGGACACTCTACAGATACACGTCATGGAGTGCATTGAATAG